In one window of Poriferisphaera corsica DNA:
- a CDS encoding DUF1800 domain-containing protein yields the protein MKHTTIILALLAILSITFSAYAAPPRRKPQPKLDMTLTDAQAYHVLSRLTFNATPTDHQALTSQSYNDWLESQLNPSSIPNLTSQSYTQKNFPALYLSISDAIRTYNPPYDKNKERIDEQKKRNRLRNNINKQLRAFVIYNAVNSPRQFEEVILDFWRNHFTVDQNKNFLPYLAPDFENTLRKHAFGRFDQLLLATAQHPAMLLYLDNNISQKPFTDREQRIVSAADRRRTPKSQSIQQLERQRGLNENYARELMELHTLGVDNGYSQHDVTELARALTGWTAAWINDGKYTNQSNQNATYQFYFNENAHDFNRKNILNLRFSGKSGIKEGLEVITKLARHRNTANFIAYKLCRYFISDTPPPEIVKAAANTFVRTKGNLTAVYRTILTSQQFLNPQNHRTKFRTPFEFTIAALRATNATISRYDAIVYAMDRMGQSLYRCPDPTGYYDQSEAWLDPGVMIYRWQFAQNLANNRIKGVRASSLSPSNITSILNPDTLSPELKKLLQLNPSPANYTALILGSPEFQMQ from the coding sequence ATGAAACACACGACCATTATCCTCGCCCTGCTTGCGATTCTCTCAATCACTTTCTCAGCATACGCCGCCCCACCCCGCCGCAAGCCTCAGCCCAAGCTCGACATGACCCTCACTGACGCCCAAGCCTATCATGTCCTATCGCGCCTCACTTTCAACGCAACCCCCACAGACCATCAAGCCCTCACTTCACAATCTTATAACGATTGGCTCGAATCCCAACTCAATCCATCATCAATCCCCAATTTAACCTCCCAATCTTACACTCAGAAAAACTTCCCAGCACTCTATCTATCAATTAGTGATGCGATCCGCACTTACAACCCGCCTTATGATAAAAACAAAGAACGAATCGACGAACAAAAAAAACGTAACCGTCTCCGTAACAACATCAACAAACAACTCCGCGCCTTCGTCATCTACAACGCAGTCAACTCTCCACGTCAGTTCGAGGAAGTTATTCTCGATTTTTGGCGCAACCACTTCACCGTCGATCAAAACAAAAATTTCCTCCCCTATCTCGCACCCGATTTTGAAAACACACTTCGAAAGCATGCTTTCGGACGATTCGATCAACTACTGCTCGCCACCGCTCAACACCCCGCTATGCTCCTCTATCTCGACAACAATATTTCACAAAAACCATTCACCGATCGCGAACAACGCATCGTCTCCGCAGCCGACCGTAGACGTACCCCAAAATCTCAATCTATTCAACAATTAGAGAGACAACGCGGCCTCAATGAAAACTACGCCCGTGAACTCATGGAGCTTCACACACTCGGCGTCGACAACGGCTACTCACAGCATGACGTCACCGAACTCGCCCGCGCCCTCACAGGCTGGACTGCCGCATGGATCAATGATGGCAAATACACCAATCAATCCAACCAAAACGCCACATATCAATTTTACTTCAATGAAAACGCCCACGACTTCAACCGCAAGAACATCCTCAACCTCCGTTTCTCCGGAAAATCCGGCATAAAAGAAGGCCTCGAAGTCATCACTAAACTTGCCCGTCACCGCAATACCGCCAACTTCATCGCCTACAAACTCTGTCGTTACTTCATCTCCGATACCCCACCCCCCGAAATCGTCAAAGCCGCCGCCAATACTTTCGTCCGAACCAAAGGCAACCTCACCGCTGTCTACCGCACAATACTCACGTCACAGCAATTCCTTAACCCGCAAAACCACCGCACCAAATTCCGTACACCCTTCGAGTTCACAATCGCCGCACTCCGTGCGACTAATGCAACCATCTCCCGCTATGATGCGATTGTCTATGCAATGGATAGAATGGGACAAAGTCTCTATCGCTGCCCCGACCCCACAGGCTACTACGATCAATCCGAAGCGTGGCTCGACCCCGGTGTCATGATCTACCGCTGGCAGTTCGCCCAAAACCTTGCGAATAACCGTATCAAAGGCGTCCGCGCCTCGTCCCTCTCTCCCAGCAACATCACCTCCATTCTCAACCCCGATACACTCAGCCCTGAGCTCAAAAAACTTTTACAACTCAACCCCTCCCCTGCCAACTATACAGCCCTCATCCTTGGCTCACCTGAATTCCAAATGCAATAA
- a CDS encoding DUF1501 domain-containing protein, giving the protein MSTTRRQFIKSSAILTAAAAGSISPWSTIKAFSQSTPLAQAHGCKKTPTLITLYLRGGSDPINTIIPYADSLYPKLRPTIAVPTHNKNNKPQIIPISNHFGFHPAAAPLAELYKQNLLAPILCTGSTHPTRSHFDAQDFMERAAPGIKTITEGWLNRFLQLSQSSNDHPLRALCMQPILPRSLRGQYPVVAVPDYAAASAITQFQSLYTCKEGASAANLNAAKPITAEQNRQRIIQTGQQAIQRVHLLDTLIKNYKPQTTYPNSNLGSQLRDLAAVIKTDQNLQIAAIDYNGWDHHTYQGAATGNFSRMLQNVSNSLLAFSKDLGPHINNTVILVMTEFGRTVKENGNNGTDHGHGGYMLALGGPIAGGQILGKWTGLDQRALYQSRDLPVHTDFRDVFSAVLKGLFQFDTDKHDFFPKYNANPQLLKLFTA; this is encoded by the coding sequence ATGAGCACCACAAGACGACAATTCATCAAATCATCCGCCATCCTCACCGCTGCAGCAGCGGGTTCAATTTCCCCATGGTCAACCATCAAAGCCTTTTCGCAATCCACACCCCTCGCGCAAGCGCACGGCTGCAAAAAAACACCCACCCTCATCACCCTATACCTCCGCGGCGGCTCCGACCCTATCAACACCATCATCCCTTACGCTGATTCACTCTACCCAAAACTTCGACCTACCATCGCAGTCCCCACACACAATAAAAACAACAAGCCGCAAATCATCCCCATCAGCAACCATTTCGGTTTCCACCCTGCTGCCGCACCACTCGCCGAACTTTACAAACAAAATCTCCTCGCACCAATACTCTGCACAGGCTCCACCCACCCCACTCGTTCTCACTTCGACGCGCAAGATTTCATGGAGCGTGCCGCACCCGGCATCAAAACAATCACCGAAGGTTGGCTCAACCGTTTCCTTCAGCTCTCACAATCTTCTAACGACCACCCACTTCGCGCACTTTGCATGCAACCCATCCTCCCTCGCTCACTCCGCGGCCAATACCCCGTTGTTGCAGTCCCGGATTACGCCGCAGCCTCCGCCATCACCCAATTCCAATCACTATACACCTGCAAGGAAGGCGCATCCGCAGCCAACCTAAACGCAGCCAAACCCATCACCGCTGAACAAAATCGTCAGCGCATCATCCAAACCGGCCAACAGGCCATCCAACGCGTTCATCTCCTTGATACCCTCATCAAAAATTACAAGCCCCAAACCACATACCCCAACTCAAACCTCGGCTCACAACTCCGCGACCTTGCCGCTGTCATTAAAACAGATCAAAACCTCCAAATCGCCGCCATCGACTATAACGGCTGGGATCATCACACCTATCAAGGCGCCGCCACCGGTAACTTCTCTCGCATGCTCCAAAACGTCTCTAACTCTCTATTAGCCTTCTCCAAAGACCTTGGGCCGCACATCAACAACACCGTCATCCTCGTCATGACCGAATTCGGCAGAACCGTCAAAGAAAACGGAAACAACGGTACCGACCACGGCCACGGCGGCTACATGCTCGCTCTCGGTGGGCCCATCGCCGGTGGACAAATCCTCGGCAAATGGACAGGTCTCGATCAACGCGCCCTCTACCAATCACGCGATCTCCCCGTCCACACCGATTTCCGCGACGTCTTCTCCGCCGTCCTCAAAGGCCTCTTCCAATTCGATACCGACAAACACGACTTCTTCCCCAAATACAACGCAAACCCCCAACTCCTCAAACTATTCACCGCATAG
- a CDS encoding acetolactate decarboxylase — translation MKPYIQIHAALLLIVLLILTACERKSSQTSTATQINTIHSLYTAQYDGIITSAELSSYGNFGLGSFTGLDGELIMLDGILYKADENGKPTIASPSITIPFATVTFFASETDIPINQSQQLVDVNDMLVLDRHMCENKPYAIKIKGRFNYIHYRSWPKQNPPYIGLNSLANIEKRYLAKDIDATLIGFYFPQWFGHVNTISFHYHFISDDHTIAGHVLDTNIHNAIVQVDPIDKLDIIFTQSKTSPSQPTNEYPSAAPNTIVTPRPRDVREGNNNPNHNKPNPQIPNNPSNPNR, via the coding sequence ATGAAACCATATATTCAAATCCACGCTGCCCTCCTTCTTATTGTCCTTTTAATTCTCACCGCCTGTGAGCGTAAGTCCTCTCAAACCAGCACCGCCACTCAAATCAACACAATCCACTCGCTCTATACCGCACAATACGATGGCATCATCACCAGCGCCGAGCTCTCATCCTATGGCAATTTTGGCCTTGGCTCCTTCACCGGACTCGACGGTGAACTGATCATGCTCGACGGCATCCTTTACAAAGCTGATGAAAACGGCAAGCCTACCATCGCATCGCCATCAATCACCATTCCATTCGCAACCGTCACATTCTTTGCCTCTGAAACGGATATTCCTATCAATCAATCCCAACAGCTCGTTGACGTAAACGACATGCTCGTTCTAGATCGTCATATGTGCGAAAACAAACCCTACGCCATCAAAATCAAAGGCAGATTTAACTACATACACTACCGCTCATGGCCCAAACAAAACCCACCCTATATCGGCCTCAACTCTCTCGCCAATATTGAAAAACGCTACCTCGCCAAAGATATTGATGCAACCCTTATCGGCTTCTATTTCCCACAATGGTTCGGCCACGTCAACACCATCTCATTCCACTATCACTTCATCTCCGACGACCACACCATTGCCGGCCACGTCCTCGATACAAACATCCATAACGCCATCGTCCAAGTCGATCCCATCGATAAACTCGATATCATCTTCACACAATCCAAAACCTCACCCTCACAACCTACCAACGAGTATCCCTCCGCAGCTCCAAACACCATCGTAACCCCTCGCCCCCGTGATGTTCGTGAAGGCAACAACAACCCAAATCACAATAAACCAAATCCTCAAATCCCAAACAATCCCAGCAATCCAAATCGATAA
- a CDS encoding paraquat-inducible protein A, with translation MNTNLTTLHSALPRYTPLITTLWLISFSCNVAALLTPFLRINLALSPTRIYSLPHTVQLMWEAKLYLVAALIVGFSIIFPFIKLALIAITWLHITSPHKRQKTIAILETLGKWSMLDIFIVCILLVLTTNQVVISSAIRFGVYLFLIAITLSMITSLIIQTISRPIDTPNRKRNDTSPVCIATKSSKLSFLYASLWLLALIALLTAIGFPYFRIQGFFFNQHAYSIFRTTTTLFKAGAPIFAAFLFLVLIITPFLHLIFNLLLYLGDLTPKRRHLLHLITHALTSWSMLDVFALALLIFLLEGHSLIKTAIRPGLILLVIAVILLTIISHLLASLQSKHTKI, from the coding sequence GTGAACACGAACCTCACAACATTACACAGCGCGCTTCCACGATACACGCCTCTGATCACAACACTCTGGCTCATCTCTTTTTCTTGTAACGTCGCAGCGCTTCTCACTCCCTTTCTACGTATTAACCTCGCGCTCTCCCCCACTCGAATCTACTCCCTCCCTCACACCGTCCAGCTCATGTGGGAAGCCAAACTCTATCTCGTCGCTGCACTCATCGTCGGTTTCTCCATCATCTTCCCCTTCATCAAACTCGCACTCATCGCCATCACCTGGCTTCACATCACCTCTCCCCACAAACGACAAAAAACCATCGCCATTCTCGAAACCCTCGGCAAATGGTCCATGCTCGACATCTTCATCGTCTGCATCCTTCTCGTCCTCACCACCAACCAAGTCGTCATCTCCTCAGCTATACGCTTCGGTGTTTATCTCTTCCTCATCGCCATCACACTCTCCATGATCACCTCCCTCATCATCCAAACCATCTCACGTCCCATCGACACACCAAATCGCAAACGTAACGACACCTCCCCCGTCTGTATTGCTACAAAATCTTCAAAACTCTCCTTCCTCTATGCATCACTTTGGCTCCTCGCCCTCATCGCATTACTCACCGCCATCGGCTTTCCCTACTTCCGCATCCAAGGCTTCTTCTTCAACCAGCACGCCTACTCCATCTTCCGCACCACCACCACACTCTTCAAAGCCGGCGCCCCCATCTTTGCCGCCTTCCTTTTCCTCGTCCTCATCATCACCCCTTTCCTCCACCTTATTTTCAACCTCCTACTCTATCTCGGCGACCTCACCCCAAAACGCCGACACCTCCTCCACCTCATCACCCACGCCCTCACCTCATGGTCAATGCTCGACGTCTTCGCACTCGCCCTTCTCATCTTTCTCCTCGAGGGCCATTCTCTCATCAAAACCGCGATCCGCCCCGGGCTCATTCTCCTCGTCATCGCTGTCATCCTCCTCACCATCATTTCTCATCTACTCGCATCGCTCCAATCCAAACACACCAAGATCTAA
- a CDS encoding acetolactate decarboxylase, whose protein sequence is MKRTLSLFTIATVVAVGVGCETTSKVKTQKVGSVNQIGTAQALEIGAYQGQMTVAELQSYGDFGIGVAENLNGELIMLDGELYQSCVGDELTKPAPTVQTPFATVTHFSSQKSWPVSNTMTYSDFEKLLDDQVINPEHVNAIKFTGTFDTVRYRCLTLTQNYVPYDQAVKNEHVYENDNVKGTLVGFYYPPFMGELNFKRYTFHFIQDDARHGGHLVDAKLRTGKVEMMELPDMYIMTGNVKPPLVSPR, encoded by the coding sequence ATGAAAAGAACTTTATCATTATTTACGATTGCGACAGTAGTCGCGGTTGGCGTCGGATGTGAAACGACGTCAAAGGTCAAAACTCAAAAGGTTGGGTCGGTCAATCAGATTGGCACGGCACAAGCGCTTGAGATTGGGGCTTACCAAGGACAGATGACGGTAGCGGAGCTGCAGTCGTATGGGGACTTTGGTATAGGCGTGGCGGAAAACTTGAATGGTGAGCTGATCATGTTAGATGGTGAGCTATACCAGTCATGTGTTGGAGATGAGCTGACGAAGCCGGCACCGACGGTACAGACACCGTTTGCGACGGTTACGCATTTCAGTTCACAGAAGAGCTGGCCCGTATCGAATACGATGACGTATTCGGACTTTGAGAAGCTTTTGGATGATCAGGTGATTAATCCTGAGCATGTGAATGCGATCAAGTTTACGGGAACGTTTGATACGGTTCGTTATCGTTGTTTGACGTTGACACAGAATTATGTGCCATACGATCAGGCGGTGAAGAACGAGCATGTATATGAGAATGATAATGTGAAGGGTACGCTGGTTGGGTTCTACTATCCGCCATTCATGGGCGAGTTGAACTTTAAGCGTTACACGTTCCATTTCATTCAGGACGATGCGCGTCATGGCGGTCACCTGGTTGATGCGAAGTTGCGTACCGGTAAGGTTGAGATGATGGAGTTGCCTGACATGTATATCATGACGGGTAATGTGAAACCTCCGCTGGTATCGCCTCGCTAA
- a CDS encoding ATP-dependent nuclease has translation MKNTGNSIAKICHLYEVIKVPSTLNNYYGASTGQIADDLQNLSLINVLIGPNNCGKSRLLRALFNSSSLTYENSIFTVIFQQNLNIVKEAIKSRLEDKGKHSDVHKLVSICDTGLKKSGMHGSMSALNAYIDKYFSKHSDRNGLNKEYSEITRKLENLYPVYIPTLRGFRGSGYTSTTVDDYFKNQGRLQNRSSVGNADSNRAENNEIFSGLNVNETIFQYQHSSLKERNAVRDFQQYLSKQFFNSEPVELITRRPAGISRFSGVSDKKSGLYIKIGDEQEYPIHQLGDGIQHIIIMTLPMFLHRDRDLLLFIEEPELYMHPGMLRQFIDSISTIPCNGTRQVFVTTHSHHFLDMTLDHDRISVYKLRKVLNENEVGDEKEAKFEIRNVSNEDFSLLNELGVRNSSVFLSNCTIWVEGITDRLYIGKYLACLQGKLLDEGLIKQKFVQDIHYAFVEYGGGNITHFFDCSDREDECMQPKNLCGELMLVSDSDYGKDERHEKLKASLGDRYYKIESREMECLLSASVIKGVLDEYSGLEDGIATAEINEVEYQGMPGDKDAKKFGAYLESLFEDVTKAKPSGIANPYQASSGTVKDKVKFCKKAVRLTGSWDDMSDQAKLLAKAVFDFVLSKNEGLDICEAGYEKGVQLLMKGIGKTKTVAVDVDDR, from the coding sequence ATGAAAAATACTGGTAATTCAATTGCAAAAATATGCCACTTGTATGAAGTGATTAAGGTACCGTCTACTTTAAATAACTATTATGGGGCAAGTACGGGACAAATTGCGGATGATTTACAAAATTTATCCTTGATAAATGTTTTGATTGGCCCCAACAATTGTGGCAAAAGCCGCCTCTTGAGAGCATTATTTAATTCAAGCAGTTTAACCTATGAAAACTCTATCTTTACAGTAATATTTCAGCAAAATTTGAACATTGTTAAGGAAGCAATCAAATCAAGATTAGAAGATAAGGGTAAGCACAGTGATGTTCACAAATTAGTATCTATTTGTGACACTGGATTAAAAAAATCAGGAATGCATGGGTCAATGAGTGCTCTGAATGCCTATATAGATAAGTATTTTTCGAAACATTCAGATAGGAATGGGTTAAATAAAGAATATAGTGAAATCACCCGTAAGCTAGAAAACTTATACCCTGTTTATATTCCAACTCTCAGAGGTTTTCGTGGGAGTGGATACACTAGTACCACTGTTGATGATTATTTTAAAAATCAGGGGCGTTTACAGAATCGATCTAGTGTAGGCAATGCAGATTCAAATCGCGCAGAAAATAATGAGATATTCAGTGGGTTGAATGTGAATGAGACAATTTTTCAGTATCAACATAGTTCTTTGAAAGAAAGAAACGCTGTAAGAGATTTCCAACAATATTTGTCAAAGCAGTTTTTTAATTCTGAACCTGTGGAATTGATAACAAGAAGGCCCGCAGGCATAAGTAGATTTTCAGGCGTTAGTGATAAAAAAAGTGGCTTGTATATAAAAATTGGGGATGAACAAGAATACCCAATTCATCAGCTTGGAGATGGAATACAGCACATCATTATTATGACCTTGCCGATGTTTTTACATCGTGATCGTGATCTTTTGTTGTTTATTGAAGAGCCGGAGCTTTATATGCATCCGGGGATGCTAAGGCAGTTTATTGATTCGATTAGTACGATTCCATGCAATGGTACGCGGCAAGTTTTTGTGACGACGCATTCGCATCATTTTCTGGATATGACTTTGGATCATGATCGGATTTCGGTTTACAAATTGCGTAAGGTGCTGAATGAAAACGAAGTAGGTGATGAGAAGGAAGCGAAGTTTGAGATTCGGAATGTCAGTAATGAAGATTTTTCGTTACTGAATGAGCTTGGGGTGCGCAATTCATCGGTGTTTCTATCGAATTGCACGATTTGGGTGGAGGGAATTACGGATCGACTTTATATCGGAAAGTATCTGGCGTGCTTGCAGGGGAAGTTGTTGGATGAGGGATTGATTAAGCAGAAGTTTGTGCAGGATATTCATTATGCGTTTGTAGAGTATGGTGGCGGGAACATAACGCACTTTTTTGATTGTTCGGATCGTGAAGATGAGTGTATGCAGCCAAAAAATTTGTGCGGTGAGTTGATGTTGGTGTCGGATAGTGATTATGGGAAGGATGAGCGGCATGAAAAGTTGAAAGCATCGTTGGGGGATCGTTATTACAAAATTGAATCACGCGAGATGGAGTGTTTGCTATCGGCGAGTGTTATCAAGGGTGTGCTGGATGAGTATTCGGGATTGGAAGATGGGATTGCGACTGCTGAGATCAATGAGGTTGAATATCAAGGTATGCCGGGGGATAAGGATGCGAAGAAATTTGGGGCGTATTTAGAGAGTTTGTTTGAGGATGTGACGAAGGCGAAGCCGAGCGGGATTGCGAATCCGTATCAGGCGAGTTCGGGGACAGTGAAGGATAAGGTGAAATTTTGCAAGAAGGCAGTGCGGTTGACGGGGAGTTGGGATGATATGTCAGATCAGGCGAAGTTGTTGGCGAAAGCGGTGTTTGATTTTGTGCTGAGTAAGAATGAGGGGCTAGATATATGTGAGGCAGGATATGAGAAGGGTGTACAGTTGCTAATGAAAGGGATTGGTAAAACGAAGACGGTGGCTGTAGATGTTGATGATCGCTAA
- a CDS encoding ParB/RepB/Spo0J family partition protein translates to MAAKKRASRLGRGLSSLMAKPVDVKPPVDPTEEKTSEIQNDDVALAVEVKQGGVEEDGGEKVSRGAQELPTQEVKSVAAKEEKTKQGGDVAEKVAESAPVVEVGVVKMVSANEIIEAEGAAENIAAGKGEKVVEAVKEEVVRKLVEVASDDEEPVGPQQNVGEKGGDMGLRYLAVSEIVPNRYQPRQEFDERALGALSESIKKDGLMQPIIVRAMEEADEEGHRFELVAGERRWRAAQLAGLDVMPGFVRELDDEQLAEWALVENLQREDLNPIERAEAFKRLAEVFSLSHSDVAERVGVERATVTNHLRLLKLCDDVRAMLRRGDLSMGQARALAGIEDEGIQLAMAKKAVAEAWSVRRMEMEVRKLARGQGGDGDAKEKEAGDDEAKVRKAAQMADLEKHLAEQLSTKIKIRPGRKKGSGTLSIEFYSLDQFDDLIGRMGVKFE, encoded by the coding sequence ATGGCGGCTAAGAAGCGAGCATCACGTTTAGGGCGGGGTTTGAGTAGTTTGATGGCAAAGCCAGTGGATGTGAAGCCGCCGGTTGATCCTACAGAAGAAAAGACATCCGAGATACAGAACGATGATGTGGCTTTGGCTGTTGAAGTAAAGCAGGGGGGCGTGGAGGAAGATGGGGGAGAGAAAGTTTCACGTGGAGCGCAAGAGTTGCCAACGCAAGAGGTGAAGAGTGTTGCGGCCAAAGAAGAGAAAACGAAGCAGGGGGGTGATGTTGCGGAGAAGGTTGCGGAGAGTGCGCCAGTGGTTGAGGTTGGGGTAGTGAAGATGGTGAGTGCGAATGAAATTATTGAGGCGGAGGGTGCGGCCGAGAATATCGCGGCTGGTAAGGGCGAGAAGGTGGTTGAGGCGGTTAAAGAAGAGGTTGTGAGGAAATTGGTTGAAGTGGCGTCAGACGATGAAGAGCCGGTTGGGCCTCAGCAAAATGTTGGTGAAAAAGGGGGGGATATGGGGTTGCGGTATTTGGCTGTGAGTGAGATTGTGCCGAACCGATACCAGCCGCGACAGGAATTTGATGAGCGTGCGCTTGGTGCGTTATCGGAATCAATTAAGAAGGACGGATTGATGCAGCCAATCATCGTGCGGGCGATGGAAGAGGCTGATGAAGAAGGGCATCGATTTGAACTGGTGGCGGGTGAGCGTCGTTGGCGTGCGGCCCAGTTGGCGGGTCTGGATGTGATGCCGGGCTTTGTGCGGGAGCTGGATGATGAGCAGTTGGCGGAGTGGGCGCTGGTTGAGAATCTGCAACGTGAGGATTTAAACCCGATCGAGCGGGCGGAGGCTTTTAAACGGCTGGCTGAGGTGTTTAGTTTGAGCCATTCTGATGTGGCGGAACGCGTGGGTGTGGAACGGGCAACAGTTACTAACCATTTGCGGTTACTGAAGTTATGTGATGATGTGCGAGCGATGTTGCGTCGAGGCGATTTGTCGATGGGGCAGGCGCGGGCGCTGGCGGGGATTGAGGATGAGGGGATTCAGTTGGCGATGGCGAAGAAGGCTGTGGCGGAAGCGTGGTCGGTACGGCGGATGGAGATGGAGGTTCGCAAGTTGGCGCGAGGGCAGGGCGGTGATGGGGATGCGAAGGAAAAAGAGGCTGGGGATGATGAGGCAAAGGTGCGGAAGGCGGCGCAGATGGCGGATCTCGAGAAGCATCTGGCGGAGCAATTATCGACGAAGATTAAGATTCGGCCTGGCCGCAAGAAGGGAAGCGGTACGCTGAGTATTGAGTTCTATTCGCTGGATCAGTTTGATGATCTGATTGGACGGATGGGCGTGAAGTTTGAGTGA
- a CDS encoding sensor histidine kinase, producing MAKPKQSNPNHSERDTKSARGQAISQQPQPPVPQPDQIEELLNHLQDMESRISELQQGLSHSHRLTTLGTITSIIAHEFNNLLTPIMSYSQLAIKNPEDLTLSQKANVKSYEAASRAAHIVRSMLNFARQEDSANHISCFNSVLDETLACLARQPEKDNIQFKRPKADRDVQILINPTHLHQVLMNLILNARKVLLATGGMIQVNTQVIGSDVIIEIADTGPGIPEEIMGSLFDPFVTRSTSTEQSDSCETSGVESDSCDVGSCARESAKLESADELKRYGPVESGQKTGAQHDEGQGGEVGKDCAKHQRGTGLGLYICKQLIEQAGGKIAVTSEPGHGATFTIRLPQAIDLI from the coding sequence ATGGCAAAGCCAAAGCAATCCAATCCCAACCATTCAGAACGTGACACGAAGTCAGCTCGTGGCCAAGCCATTTCACAACAGCCACAACCACCTGTCCCGCAGCCAGATCAGATCGAAGAACTCCTAAACCATTTACAGGACATGGAATCGCGTATCTCTGAGTTGCAGCAAGGGTTATCGCATTCACACCGACTCACAACGCTTGGCACAATCACGTCGATTATTGCTCATGAATTTAATAATCTGCTGACGCCGATCATGTCATACTCTCAGCTGGCGATAAAGAATCCTGAGGATTTAACGCTATCGCAGAAGGCGAATGTGAAATCGTACGAGGCAGCATCGCGGGCAGCACATATCGTGCGATCGATGCTGAATTTCGCGAGACAGGAAGACAGTGCAAATCATATCTCCTGTTTTAACAGTGTGTTAGATGAGACGCTAGCATGTTTAGCCAGGCAGCCCGAGAAGGATAATATCCAGTTCAAGCGGCCAAAGGCGGATCGTGATGTGCAGATTTTGATCAATCCGACACATCTGCATCAGGTTTTGATGAACCTTATCCTCAATGCTCGCAAGGTTTTACTGGCGACTGGCGGGATGATTCAGGTGAATACGCAGGTGATTGGGTCGGATGTGATTATTGAGATTGCGGATACGGGGCCGGGGATTCCGGAAGAGATTATGGGGTCGTTGTTTGATCCATTTGTGACACGATCAACTTCAACTGAGCAGAGCGATTCATGTGAAACCTCAGGGGTTGAATCAGATAGCTGTGATGTCGGATCGTGTGCGCGTGAGAGTGCTAAGCTTGAGAGCGCGGATGAGTTAAAGCGATATGGGCCTGTTGAATCAGGACAAAAAACGGGCGCACAGCATGATGAAGGGCAGGGGGGTGAGGTTGGAAAAGATTGCGCGAAGCATCAGCGAGGAACGGGGTTAGGTTTATATATTTGCAAGCAGTTGATCGAGCAGGCTGGTGGGAAAATTGCGGTGACTTCTGAGCCGGGACATGGCGCGACATTCACGATTCGACTCCCTCAAGCGATTGACTTGATCTAA